In one Colletotrichum destructivum chromosome 2, complete sequence genomic region, the following are encoded:
- a CDS encoding Putative alpha/Beta hydrolase has protein sequence MMVNLISLALPLAFATIAVARVCQNLTVDVSITSKNGVYNISVPETNIDVTNIMIGLSTQSNDFSADYFVGYANVSGTYQLASTYCEPDSGPGRVLQILTHGVGFDRSYWDFPANGYNYSYVAPVVDDHGYSTFSWDRVGIAESTRGDPINEIQGWLEVAALKALTDKLRAGTIPEVGSTFDKIVHVGHSLGSIHTYALTAAYPDISDGIILTGFAPNVTFITALLLGGAFVQASDYAEGYFALSYEGAMQICFFAPGHFDPAILRLAYESSSPITVGELFTIGGEIGQLNAFAKPAFVIAGGKSEEEKTPHGRCPPADGNSALIERDLIFCGGDCYATGIPELPSIPAAFGFLLQGATPFEAAVVNDTGHGLTLGYSHVEVTGKIQEFLSENGLANKASCS, from the exons ATGATGGTCAACTTGATCTCCCTCGCGCTTCCGCTGGCCTTTGCAACCATTGCGGTGGCACGGGTGTGCCAGAACCTCACGGTCGATGTCTCGATCACGTCGAAGAACGGCGTCTACAACATCTCGGTCCCCGAGACCAACATCGATGTCACAAACATCATGATTGGCCTCTCAACTCAGTCAAACGACTTTTCAGCAGATTACTTCGTCGGT TACGCCAACGTCAGCGGCACTTACCAGCTTGCATCAACATATTGTGAACCCGATTCAGGCCCTGGTCGTGTGCTCCAGATCCTTACCCACGGCGTCGGCTTTGACCGTAGTTACTGGGACTTCCCAGCCAACGGCTATAACTATAGCTATGTGGCCCCTGTTGTTGACGACCACGGCTACTCGACTTTCTCCTGGGACCGCGTCGGTATCGCTGAGTCGACACGTGGCGACCCTATCAACGAAATTCAAGGCTGGCTTGAGGTCGCTGCTCTCAAGGCACTGACGGATAAGCTGCGCGCTGGCACCATCCCAGAGGTTGGCTCTACGTTTGACAAGATTGTCCACGTCGGTCACTCGCTTGGGTCGATCCACACGTACGCGCTGACAGCAGCATACCCAGACATCTCAGACGGCATTATCCTGACAGGGTTTGCACCAAACGTAACCTTTATTACAGCCCTTTTGCTTGGCGGCGCCTTTGTCCAGGCTAGCGACTACGCCGAGGGGTATTTCGCGCTTTCGTACGAGGGCGCTATGCAAATCTGCTTCTTTGCGCCAGGACACTTTGATCCGGCTATCCTAAGGTTAGCGTATGAGAGCAGTAGCCCCATAACGGTCGGTGAGCTGTTCACCATCGGGGGGGAAATCGGGCAACTCAATGCGTTTGCGAAGCCTGCTTTCGTCATCGCCGGTGGTAAGtctgaagaagaaaaaactCCTCACGGGAGATGTCCCCCGGCTGATGGCAATTCTGCCTTGATAGAAAGAGACCTCATATTCTGCGGGGGTGATTGCTATGCAACTGGCATTCCCGAGCTGCCCTCGATCCCGGCTGCGTTTGGTTTTCTCCTCCAGGGAGCGACCCCGTTCGAGGCCGCCGTAGTTAACGACACGGGGCATGGTCTGACTCTT GGCTACTCCCATGTCGAAGTGACTGGCAAGATCCAAGAGTTTCTAAGCGAGAACGGCTTGGCCAACAAggcttcttgttcttga
- a CDS encoding Putative GroES-like superfamily, alcohol dehydrogenase-like, NAD(P)-binding domain superfamily — MAATMKALVTQGDKTAKVQEVAKPQPGPGEILIKVSAVAQNPTDWKSTAAVPAGRIVGCDFAGTIADPNGTSFKPGQRVAGWVHGASVDPLRGAFAEYLVTESTLVFPVPDSLTDSEAAVISLAFATSVQALFQRMGLPDPENPAKEPIPVLINGGTGSVGLYAIQLAKKAGLRVIATGGKKNHELLKSLGADVTIDYRDEDWIEQVRKAAGDNLQHVFDTISEVETTTAVAKAVSPKGGHVMCILPRKADEVGAPQGVKVESTLGYTVFGRSLKYGAFDNIDGAKPEDKKFWEKYLKLLPKWLEDGSIKPNPTKEFGGLEDIPKGFELQAKGGVSAEKLVYKISQ; from the exons ATGGCTGCCACAATGAAAGCCCTCGTAACCCAAGGTGATAAGACCGCCAAGGTCCAGGAG GTTGCGAAGCCTCAGCCCGGCCCTGGCGAGATCCTCATCAAAGTCTCCGCCGTAGCCCAGAATCCCACCGACTGGAAATctaccgccgccgtgcccgcAGGCCGCATCGTTGGCTGCGACTTTGCAGGCACCATCGCCGACCCCAACGGCACCTCTTTCAAGCCTGGTCAGCGCGTCGCCGGCTGGGTTCACGGCGCCAGTGTCGATCCTCTCCGCGGCGCCTTCGCGGAGTACCTCGTCACCGAGAGcaccctcgtcttccccgTCCCCGACAGTCTCACCGACTCagaggccgccgtcatctcgcTCGCTTTCGCCACGTCCGTGCAGGCCCTATTCCAGCGCATGGGGCTCCCCGATCCGGAGAACCCGGCCAAGGAGCCCATCCCCGTGCTGATCAACGGAGGTACCGGCAGCGTGGGTCTGTATGCCATCCAGCttgcgaagaaggccggtCTACGCGTCATCGCCAccggcggcaagaagaacCACGAGCTCCTGAAGAgcctgggcgccgacgtcaCGATCGACTATCGCGACGAGGACTGGATCGAGCAGGTCAGGAAGGCGGCGGGCGATAACTTGCAGCACGTGTTTGACACCATCAGCGAGGTCGagaccaccaccgccgtcgccaaggccgtctcACCAAAGGGCGGTCACGTCATGTGCATCCTGCCCCggaaggccgacgaggtcggcgccccgcagggcgtcaaggtcgagagCACGCTCGGGTACACCGTCTTCGGACGCAGCCTCAAGTACGGCGCCTTCGACAACATCGACGGGGCGAAGCCCGAGGACAAGAAGTTCTGGGAGAAGTACCTCAAGCTCCTGCCGAAGTGGTTGGAGGACGGAAGCATCAAGCCAAACCCGACCAAGGAGTTTGGCGGGCTGGAAGACATTCCCAAAGGCTTCGAACTACAGGCCAAGGGTGGTGTGAGTGCGGAAAAGTTGGTCTATAAGATTTCTCAGTAG
- a CDS encoding Putative peptidase M20, bacterial exopeptidase dimerization domain-containing protein: MKFLGTAALPCALLSSAAWAAPYTEALISLHKTLVEADSTTKSEALGTQALKTYLETNFTVELQTVEGDRQNVYAYPGNGRKARVLLTSHIDTVPPYIPYSRDGDEIWGRGTSDAKGSAAAQITAVESLLESGDITEGDVSLLFVVGEESGGDGMKAANSLNLTWESVVFGEPTENSLVRAHKGVLGFNITADGVAGHSGYPEYGRSAVDLLVRALDKLQETALPWTEEFGNTTLNVGLIAGGIAANVIPESAFGRASIRAATEDLEGIKDILNKAVSEVTPEHVELTFTGQGLPISLDYDVEGFNTTVVNYYTDVPHLNGTHKRYLYGPGTILVAHSAEERITVSDLELAVEGYKKLILESLKR, translated from the exons ATGAAATTTCTTGGAACGGCGGCGCTCCCCTGCGCGCTCCTgagctcggcggcatgggctGCACCCTACACGGAGGCGCTCATCAGCTTACACAAGACGCTCGTCGAGGCTGACTCGACCACCAAGTCGGAAGCCCTCGGGACGCAGGCACTCAAGACTTATCTCGAAACCAACTTCACCGTCGAGCTTCAGACCGTCGAAGGAGACAGACAGAACGTCTACGCGTACCCCGGCAACGGCCGCAAGGCGCGCGTGCTCCTCACATCGCACATCGACACGGTGCCGCCCTACATCCCGTACtcccgcgacggcgacgagatctGGGGCCGCGGCACGTCGGACGCGAAAGggagcgccgccgcgcagATCACGGCGGTCGAGTCCCTCCTTGAGAGCGGCGACAtcaccgagggcgacgtTTCCCTGCTCtttgtcgtcggcgaggagtCCGGGGGCGACGGCATGAAGGCGGCGAACAGCCTGAACCTCACCTGGGAatccgtcgtcttcggcgagcCGACGGAGAACAGCCTCGTGCGGGCGCACAAGGGCGTGCTGGGGTTCAACATCACCGCCGACGGGGTCGCTGGGCATTCGGGGTACCCCGAGTACGGGCGgagcgccgtcgacctcctcgtccgcgcTCTGGACAAGCTGCAGGAGACCGCGCTACCTTGGACCGAGGAGTTTGGGAACACGACGCTGAACGTGGGGTTGATCGCGGGCGGCATTGCAGCGAACGTCATCCCCGAGAGTGCCTTTGGGAGGGCCTCCATTCGCGCAGCGACCGAGGATCTGGAGGGAATCAAGGACATCCTCAACAAGGCCGTGTCCGAAGTCACGCCTGAGCATGTCGAACTGACCTTCACCGGACAAGGATTGCCCATCAGCCTGGACTACGACGTCGAAG GGTTCAACACGACCGTAGTCAACTACTACACTGATGTGCCCCATCTGAACGGCACCCACAAGCGTTATTTGTACGGGCCGGGGACTATTCTTGTCGCTCACTCGGCGGAGGAACGGATCACTGTCTCGGACTTGGAGCTTGCGGTCGAGGGCTACAAGAAGCTGATCCTGGAGTCGCTGAAGCGATGA